From Metabacillus sp. FJAT-52054:
GTTGTGTTTGGGTCTTATTACGAAGCAACCGAATAGGTTTTAAAAATCGGTGGTCAACTTCTTGGTTGTATGGAACACGATTACTTTCCAACTAATTCACCCTTTCTTTTTAGGAATAGAAAAAAGCGTAGCTACCGAACGCTACGCTTAGTAAAGATATGGAGGTATTTACCGTAGGAAATCATTAAGGACTTCCCTACCTTATGGTCTGTAAAACCCCATTCATATACAGGGTGTTAACTGACTTTCTTAGTCATTAGTACTTTTAATATCCCTTTAACAGTAAGTGTTTATAGAGGACATTTAAACAAGTCATTTTAATTCATTAAGATACTTTCTTATTGCTGTTTCCACCATTTCATATATGTTTTTATCTTGTACAACAGCTTGTATCTTTAGTTGCTTTAAGAGATCCACGTCTAGATCAAACGAAGCCCGTTTTCTAACAACGTTTGAACTTTCGTTGGTTGGTTCTAACGTTCCAACGTTGGTTGTTTCCTTCTTTTGTGTTTTAGAAGAAACGTTCGCTTTGGCTTTTTCTACTGTTGGTGCTATTTGTTCCGAACCTTTCTTTATTTCTTCTTTAGCACTATTGTTGTTTTGTTCTTTAGTTTTTTCGTTCTTAACTTCTTTAGAAGAAACGTTCGCCTTAGCTTTTCTATTAATCTTTTTTGGTTCTGAAAAGTCATAAATAGACTGTTCCAACACGCTTTTATCACCATCAAAGTGCCAGCCTTTTTTGCCACTTAAAGAATAGCAACCAGCCTTTTTAAGTGCATTACGAGTAGGCTTTTCGCCAATAGTTAGCCGTTCCTTTGCGATCTTGTTCAATGGTTCTGTAAATGTAAGTTCAAGTATTTCTTTGATTTTCATAGCCTTCACCTCATTAAAAGTATTCGCCTTTGGTTCAGATTTTCCTACCATTCTTTTTAAAGCCGTTACTAAATTGAAAAGGATAAATACATAATGGTTAAAAGCTGATATAATAAATAAAACCATATTTTAGGAGGTTGTAAGGTGGCTAAGTATCAATTTAAACAAGGCATTTCTTGTAGTAAGTGTGGTAATCCAAATGTAAAGTTACGAGACAATATGTACTATGTAAAGTTAGCTAAAAGAATGGGCATTATTTGCTGTATAACGATTATTGGTATTCCTTTTGGAATAGGATTTTTTGTGGCTGCCGCTAGGAAAAAGAAGCAACCAATTGGAATGGTTCAATGTCTTAAATGTGGAAAGATCAAGAACTTTAAAAAGGGCGAATTATATGTGTCACAAGTAGGATGATTAGGTATCACTTTTTAAGTGGCTTAAATCTTACCTGCATGTTACGACATTTCGTAAGCGGTTTAAATTTAGGAGATTTTTAATAGATTTCTGTTGATTTACAAGGGAAGTAAGACTAGAATAATAGTAACTTAATACGAAGAACGGATAAATAAAAAGCCATTCCATATGTTATGAGTTCGCACCTCACAACGGAATGACTTCTTGTAACCTAGTGTTCGCCCACTAAGTTAAGTATAGTTAGCCCTGTCGCCACAGGACTAATTTGATACACCTATTCTACCTGTACTCAGTCGATATTTCAACTAGTAATTACTTGGAATCGTTATACATAATCAGACAGGGACAGACAAAATGCGGTATCTCTTTAACTTGTAAGCTACAAACACAGGTTAGGGGGTATCGCTTTTTTGTTGTTCGTTTCCCTGAGGTTGCCGATAACTCAGGTAAATAAAATCGTCAGGTAATGACCCAGCCAACGCAAATAAATGGGGATAGGATAGATTAACGGTGTTCCCTGTTACACCACTATCTGAAATGTGAAAGCTACATTAGTGCTGAACGAAGGAAGGGTAGGGCTTTACGAAGCCGTAGGACAAGCCACAGAGGGTTTTTAATTAAACCTGAACTGTTAGGGCTACTTGATACAGTAGGCTTGTTTAGAAGAGATTCTAGCGTTGACAGGGATATACTACGGACACCTCAGTAATTCCTGACGGATGTTGACCAACTAGTATAGAACGGCTACTACTTACATCGCTATAATTCTTGTTTTATAGCTGTGTAGGTAGTCGTTCTATGCCTTCCGTTGTCCTCGACTAGCCTTCAAGATGTTGCCAAACCCTAAAAACAAAAGCAAGTAGATTATGAGAAATAAGAACACTAATTTAAGATAGCTGATTATGTTAGAGGGGGTTGAGGACGTAGACACTTGAGGATTAGGGTGGGTCAGTAGCGATAGCGAAAGACACGCACTAACCGGAAAGGGTTCAGCAACCGAAACGAAGTGAAGGGCGGTAGTTAGCCTTTAATTATAAGAAAGGATGAAAAATCTTGAGTGATCCTACTAAACCAAATGCAGAAGAGGAATTATTGAACTTTTTGAAATCTGCTAGTCCTGAGGAAGTCCTAAGTTCTGTTTCAGGCGGAATTGCTTTAGCTGAAGCCGAGTTGAATTTAATTATTAAACTTAGAACGAATTACAAATTGGTTGACCCTGTAATAAACGTTTTATTGTATTATGTATTGCTAAGAACTGATATGAAACTTCCTGCTTCTTATGTTGAAAAAATAG
This genomic window contains:
- a CDS encoding DnaD domain protein; the protein is MSDPTKPNAEEELLNFLKSASPEEVLSSVSGGIALAEAELNLIIKLRTNYKLVDPVINVLLYYVLLRTDMKLPASYVEKIAIHWARKNITTAEEALHIAKTEHKEYLRLNNLRKGQEVSPDQITILDSIRGAIKADLTDEQLGKYVRNVLLK